The Scleropages formosus chromosome 21, fSclFor1.1, whole genome shotgun sequence DNA segment CTTGAGTGGTCCCTGGGTAGCAATGTAGGCCTTAGGTTGGGTGAAGCCCTGTAACAAACCCAGTTGTTCAAGCTGAGTTCGCACACTCCAAGTACTTGCTTTTAGagtaaaaaaagtacaattaacTGGACCTCACAATTTTAAGTCAGTCAATTAATGTACCATAACTTGTGTTACATTAAGTTTTCCAGAAGAAGTCAGCAATGAAGCTATTGAGAAACGCAtccgttaaatgaataaatgtaaatgtatcaatagCTCCTGAGTATTTCCAATAACAATACGAAGTTAAAGAGTGAAATGGAGGACCACTTACATCTACATAATTTGCATTGATGTAGTCAGCTGACCATCCATTTCTATCCGAACTAGAAGACAGCTTGACTCGACTGTGGTCATCTGAAGGAGAATGAGGAGAAATCTCATCAGAAATGTCACTAATGTAGAGAATCACATCTGTTTGTATACACGTATGGATGTGAACACTATTACGCACAAGCCAGGATGTTGATGTATCtgttcttgttcttgttttctGGGTGGATGGAGCTGTCTGCGGTGATGCCTAGATCCACTGTACATGCCTGGATCTCctacaaagaagaaaaagaaataaatgtaaaagttttcaGTGTACTTCCCAATCCCAGTAACCTTTGCACCACAAGGTGAAATCAATCACATGCAAACACTCGGTGAGCAGCAGGACACGACACGTACATAGAAACACGACCACTAGTGCTacacaaattaaatcaaaagaaaaaaaagaaaggaaccaTGTCTTACCTCATAACACTCTTTCAATATCTAATGAAGGGAGTGAGAATGCAGAAAGCACAGCAATGAAGTTCCGAGACAGACAGCGAACAGAAGatgcaaaagtgaaaatatcTGCAAATTTGTGAGCCGAGTCCTTTCTGATGCGCTACACGTGTTTCAGCTGGACAAGCAGTAATCTAATCTGTACCAGAGTGCGGAAGGCAGGGCAGGCTAACAACAACCTGCACCTTATAAATCACACAGTGTTCCTGGTGTCCATCTCCTACTGCATGCATCTCAATCACAAAAACAACATCTCTCCgaaatgtgacatttccacAGCAATTGAGATACACTGACAACCATCAGATGTAAGGTTTTACAGATCCTCTGGTTGCAGCTGTAAAACTGAATCAGAACAAAGTAAGCgctcacatttaaatattttaaatgaaaactgcagGCAATATCCTCCACGTATAATAATCTTAACTTTAACGCATTCATGAAAGACAgatggaaattaaatttaaaaaggctTAAGCTGaaccagaaaataatttaaattattaaaaaattaaattaaaaccacTTATTAGCTTTGTGAGACAAGGGGAAACAAATTACAATTTGACACTAAAATTGATGTCACCATGAAACTActtgaaatctgaaataaagACATGCAGGGCAATGGTGGTTCAACTGTTGTGAAATCTAAATGATAATAACAGTTTAGGTACATTAAAATGCTTTGATGGAGATAATGTTCAGGTGGCATCTATTGACATCACCATACCTCAAACTCTTGCGAAAATGTGTTGCTGTCATGAAGTTCTGCTACATGTTTGACAAACTGCTTTATTGGCAAAGCCTCATGGTTTTctggagacacagagagagagaaaaaaaaactccaatgaacttaaggaaagaaaaaggaaacatttttatacatccaaacacaaactccacagtTTTATGTTCGTTGTGCTGAGACCCGCTTTCCCAGCACATACCTgcatattctttcatttttaattaagttgCCGAAAGTGCAGGTGTAGTAGATTAACAGTAACAGATGCTTGGTAATTAACAGTTAGTCTCTTTAATGGTGTGGATAAGAAACCGTCTGTTCAAGCAGACTGTGAGGCAGATGTAAGTATGTTCACAAACAACGTAATCACTCACAAAATCTGTTTTAACCTGTTCCTGAGAATACATAAGCTGCTGAAAGAATAGTAGCACGGTACATTTGTTCGTAGCGAGGGCCAAATCTGGGCATGGATTTTACAAGCATTTGCACCTGTGAGCATACATGCCTTTGGCCGTATGTTCGGTTGCTTGTAACAAATGTGCCCGTGCAGTTTGGGTACCTGCAGCCGAGAGCGCCAGAGATGGAGGGGCACCGATGACCCTGGGCGACGTGCTGTCCTCTATGTAGAAGTGAGCCGTCTGAAAGCACTTCCTGTCCAACACAATAATATTAAGAGACCGCTGGACATCCCAAAGCAGACGGGTCACCGTGTAGAGCGGGatcacttaaaaacacacacacacacacacacacacacacacactttctgaaccacttgtcccatacagggtcgcggggagccagagcctacccggcaacacagggcataaggccggagggggaggggacacacccaggatgggacaccagtccgtcgcaaggcaccccaaacgggactcaaactccagacccaccagagagcaggacccggtccaacccactgcgccactgcgccaccgcgccccctgctctCACTTAAAAACACCGCACTACAAATGGCATGCTTCTGCGTAAAATGTTGTTACTAACACAGAGAACAGCAACAAAGTTAAAGAGATTTGTCTTGAACACAAGCCACTAGTGATAAAATGTCAGTACTTGTTAATAAAGCAGGCATAGCAAGGGGATGTGTCTCTCAGTGTTCACAAACTCTCAttcgccccccctccccaatacTGCACTGGCTGCTCTTGCTAATACTCTGTTACTTTTCCGTTGTTATAAATgggaaagtatttttattttccttgcaGAAAACAACAGCTTCGCGCAGTGTTGCTATACGGGCCCTAATCTTCTCAAATTCTTGAAGATGTTCAATTTAATCTTCAACAAGTTTTTAAAGGGATGTGACCGGCGATTAACTCTCATTGTGTTCCGAATAAAAAAATAGCACAAGCTTAGCTACCCTCtgtcacaaataaaatgttcccGCAGATTAAAttcatatatagatatatgttagtgtgtgttttaaaggttttcaAAACACAAGCAGATACAAAATGTACATCGTGCGAGTCACGAAATGAGCACCGTGTTCGGGCGGAAGGACACGGATTGGCCGCAGTACGGATTAGCGGCGCACGAACACGTTTTACAAGAATCCGACAAGATGCGACATGTCGGACATGATGAGGCTGCGGCGCGACTCGGCCCTGCTCTGCCCTCCGAGCCCTGAGGCGCGTCCTGCCGCAGCCCAGACCGCGttctttaacatttaattactCGCCAAAGATTACGGGCTTATAGTTCACCATCTTAAAGTATAATAACAAACATGAGCAATATGTCACGTCTCCTACGGCGGAGACGTACAACGACATAGCGGATAAGAAATGTACAGTCTTATTCCGATAAACTGTTTACCTTCTCGTATCTTGTCCTTCAATGTTGGTTATTTCACAGGCGGATGTAATAGTTACCGCCCATAATGaaagtatgtaaaaatatatatttattttctagtaatatttaccctaaaatatattatgaaagaaaaaaaatagacgACGGAAAAGACGATTTAAAGAGTTAAAGACGTTACATGGTCTAAAGATGTGTATAAATTATACACTTATATTATACTATAATATAAGCAGTACCCATATTTCTCATAACGGGAGCGTAATGTTTAGTTTATAATTTCTATGAGGGAAAACGGCACGGCAACAGCTGGGGCCGCGGGTACTGTGCTGCTTAGAGCCGCAGTCTggattgtttcagtaaaaattacccacctgtataaatcggtaaatcactgtaaattgcATCGGGTGAGAgtggtcagctaaatgaatgactataatgaaataagcaaacaaacGATGAAATCTTGACAAACCTACACTTGCTAGTATGAGACCTTTGGGTGAAATGTCtgcttttaaagtttttataagaaagaaaaaaaaaaaaacacagctatcCACCACTGTGCTTGATTTAGACACTGAGAGGAAATGCAGAATATGAGTTATTGCCACAACTGCTGGACAAAGGTTTGTTTGGGAAGGGAAGTCTTTAGATGGGGGAAGATTACAGGTCCCATGAGGAGAACAACATGGGAGTGTTAGGGACCAGGACCCCATTCCCCTCCTCACTGAGCTCCTTCAGTCCTTGTCTGACATCCTCAGATTTGGGGGACAGATTAATAACAATATGACAGGAATCAGGGTCTTGCTTTTTAGCATCTGTCCCTGGGGATCACGCTGCTACAGGCCTAGCACAGCTCCCCTCTCCCCCGCCTCAAGTATTTCCTATGCCACTCAGGGAGAGAAGTTATATTTGGCTACAGCATCCAGCATGGAAGCAGTCAGGGGTCGAACCTGCTAGCAGTGTATAGTCTTCCCCCCATCGAGAAACCTTTTCTTCCCAAACGAGTCTGGGAAGCCCCAAAGGAATACCTGGTTTCCAGTTGTAGGCCTTGTCTGATTTAAAAGTAGATAAAGGGATGTGCACCAGGTTTGGAGGAACACAAGACAACTTAAGCCTGTAATAGCTTAGGAAGATGGGTTTGGGGACACAAAGGACTTTATGAACAGGAGTGTGATGATGCACTTGGTGTGAGGATGAAGAGCATGCAATACATTTACCTCCAATAGATGAGGATGCCAACCAgcacaaaaagacaaaggaacGTGAGCGTAGACACCACAACTAGGGGCAACACGGTGCGTTTCTCCCGGTCATCCATCTCTGCCAGGCCGATTCGAGATTCATGGCTGCTATTGATGGCCTCTGTGTGGAGGGGAAAAGACAACTCAATCCCTCCGAAATTCCAGGTACAGTCTTGTCAACTCATCGCATGTGCTGGAAAGTACAAATCACAAAACCTGGAAAAACACACTTAAACCTCACAGGCACTCAGCATCAGCATTCCCTGCATTTCTATGTTTCGCTCAGGTCAAGTAAAATTCTTACAAAAGTCAATCTGTTCTTTCAGAAAAAAGTCAGAGGTTTTCACACAGGCAAGAAGAAACGCTTAGCCTAAAGTTACATCTGAtacataatgtaatatttatatttacaagcTTTACATCAACAATCGAAATAACAACTTCCACACTCACTACATCCAAAATTGGATCATCTGCATTTCACTGACTACTTAGTAGTTCTCAAGGTTAATGTCATTTGCAAACCAGTAAGACAATAGATTTAtgtgacaaaacagaaaaaaaagcctcaaaTCCATCTTTCAGAGtcttaaacaaaacataaagaACTTCACACGTATGACGTGGGATTTCACTGTGAACAGTCAACCCCTATTTGCTTGAATatgaacaattaaaacaaaaaataatagaaaaaatttaaaatatcatgTTAATACATCCACCATCATACAAATAGGTAGTCAGCCTGAAGCTGCATCTCTATGGAAATGATGATGGACAAACATGAAATTCAATTGCAGAAGATGTAAGAAAGTTCTTCAATATCCACCAAAAGCAAGgcaggacaaaacaaaaagtgctaCTAGTTGTTCTGGAATTTCTCAGCAATGTTGCAGCACCTGACTTCAATGTATGCAGTTAAAGATTCTTTGTTGGGGGGGGACGTATCTGCTTTGAGGAGCAAACAGGGCTCGTGACCTCAGAATGAGCAGAAAAAGAGATCTCCTGCCTCCTTGTGGACGGTTCATGTCATGAGCCTTGTCTCTGTCGCCAGAATTCATGTGTTGGATGACTGAGTGGAACAGTTCAGGACCTCAGTAACAAAGCGGCATCACCAAGAATCAGTTTCTTTAGAAAACTCATTATCGTGCAAGTGCTTAACCTTGACTTCTGCTGTCGAATGCAGTAAGGTCTGGCATGTAACGAACAGTTTCCACAATTTCAactacatctacatttattcattttctccaaagtgtcgtACATTTCCAAGAACAATGAAAAAAGtattacaaatacaaaaaacataataataataataataataataataataataataataataattattgttgttatgataataataataattattgttgttattggtgatcataattattattattataggggcagctggtagcacagtggttacagccgGTGCCTTTGACTCAATCCCATCTCCCACctttcgaatcccacctccagctgtagtacccctgaacaaggtacttaaagtgtttcagtaaaattacccagatgtataaatgggtaaacaactgtaagaaacttaacattgtaagtcgctttggagaaaagcttcagctaaatgaatacatgtaaatgtaataataaagtCTAAAAAAATTCTTGGCTATTCTTTTTGATTATTACAGGATGCCTTTTTTCCTTATCATTGAATCCTATGAGTTGTGTCATGATTCCTTTCAGCCGATTAACTTTCAAGATAGCAACTTTAATTTATGAGTAAACTAGAAGTCTTGCAGTCTTCAGCACAACACACCAACAGTTTGTTGAAGATTGCATATATACACTGAAGTACATTCATAGtcataatgaaaatacacagcAGCATAGAAAACAAGGCTTTGAGATGAGTACGATGATGGCTTTGTCACACCATGTCACAACTTTACTGCACAGAGACTGAACATTTACTGCTAAAAAGGGCCATGGTGATCACACTTGCAATTTGACTTGTGTGATGTGGTAGTAGGTCTAAAAAACCCCCAAACCTTACCTTACCCATGTGTCACTAGAATTTAGACAAACCCCACTGTTGCCTCCAGAGAACTGACATACATTGGTTATTCATTCCAATCCTCAGTGCCTCCTGACTAACACACTCCAGTGACTGCCTGAAAGGccctgctgttttgtttcctcaGCCAGAGCCTTagtttgaacccaggtctgtCCGGGAGGATGATGCACCACCATGCGGCATACTCATGAGCTTTACCTGCTAGAGGCGCATCCTCAGACTGCCTGCCTGAGTAGTCAGGCACGCCAAAGTCGGAGGACGTCTCGTTGTCGTAGGGGCTCCCTGAGCCGCCATCCTCGTCCCCATCAGTCAGCGTCCTCTCACCGGGGCTCGGGCCTTTTGTTTCCACGGTGCCACTCTCCGTCTCTACCTCATTCTCGAAGTAGAACGACGAGGAGCGATCTCCTTGTTCATCACCATCATCCTCCGTTTCCAACGGGGCAGGTACAGTAGGGGAGGTGGTACCCGTGCTTGTCACAAGGGTGCGGCCTCGTTCCCACTCCTGATCTATGTCCTCCTGGGATCCCGAGTACAGCGCAGACCCTGAGGCACTACTTTCTACCTGTCCCTCCTGGGCGAGCGTTGGTGTGGAGCCTGCTTCGTAAGAGGCAGTAGGGGACAAGGCAGGGGAATTCAAAGGAGTTGTCCAACTGGGGACAGGTGTGTGGCTCTGGGTGATGGCCAGGGTGGCTGTAACAGAAACATACACATCACTATGGGAGTCAGCTGCAGAGCTTGGCATTGTACCAGAAGAGGGAGGTAAGACTACAGGTGGCATACCGACACTGTTGTCCGCATACACATCACCATGTGTGCCCGCAGTGGGAGAAAGTGAGGACTGGAGGTCCGCTACACTACCAGAGGAGGAGTCAGACTGGCCGGTCAGAATGAGCAAGCTGCTAAAGTCACTGGTTGGATCAGGCACTGCAggcggcagcaggaggtggacagAGGTGTGTAGAAAATTCCACCCAATTGTATGCCAGGACAGTTCATTGGCAGCATAGGTGTAGGGTGTAGATGTATGCTTGGCGATGGCAGGGGAAATCGAAGGCAAACCCACTTCTCGGCTTGCCACCAAAGATCCCAAAACACCGCCATCTAAAACCGAGGGTTTTACTTGCCCCCACATGTAACTAGCTCCATCTACTGGTCGAACACTGCTATGCCGTCTCTTGAGTGCGTCGCCAAGGTCGTCGGTTGCTAACACCAGCATGAAGTCACCAGATAAAGGAATGGAAGGCTGGAGGAAGTCATCCACAGTGGAAGGTGTTAAAGTTTTTGCTGCAGAGACAGTTCTGATAGGCTTAGAGAACTGAAAGAGGTCCCAGTCGGAATCAGAAAACTGCTCAGTGGCAGATGAATCAGGTAAAGTTTGAAGGGGTAGAGTATCTCTAGATATGAGCTGGGGATCACCCGTGGCCACAGATGCCGAACCAGACATcacatcaccatcatcatcctcatcattatcatcatcatcagcagcagaggCAGCTGTACCATCAGCACTGTAGAAAGCACCCGACTCCCAGCCAAATACAGAGTGGGAAGAGTGTTGGAGAGACAGGGTGGAGGAGGAACAGGGGGTGAGAGATGGACCACCAGCAGACAATAGCACTGCAGCAGCATGCGTAACACCCCCACTGAAATTGGGCCAGCCCTCGGACATGCCCCGGCCACCAGGAGGCAGACTTGAGAGGGTCTTGTGATACATGCTGCTAGAAGAGGAGAGCGACAGCGGGGAAGCATGCAGGCACACAACAGAGTCAGTGTGAGAGCGGGAGCTCAGAGTGTCACACACAGTGGGGATGGGGTGGGCGGTCTCACCGTTGAACCCTGACTGGGTGGTCTGGGAGACAATGTCTCCAGGTGCAGAGGCAGAAGGGTACTGGGCACTGGGACTTGTGGGCTGAAGTGGTATTCCCAATGGAAAGGGGGCAGAGGTTACAGTGACCTGGGTCTCTTGGAAGGGGAAGATCTCAGCCAATTCCGAGTCTGTAGTACGGTGAGTCTTGGGTAATTCTGAGTCAGTAGTGGGGTGGAACACCCCACTGTCCACTGAGGTGGCCAGAGAGCCCTTGGGTGAGGCAGAATCACTGAAGATCTCTTCATAAGGCACTGAAATTACTGTAGGGGTGGTATGCTCAAAGCCTGTGCTGTTGAGGACGTCTTCATAGAAAATGTTGCTAATGTTTTCCTGCGTCTTGTTGCCAAAAAGCTGGTTGCCCACCATCGGATGGCTGTTGCTGGTGACAGGCTGTCCAGAGTAgcctctgctgctgttctgttcaGTAAACCAAGGTTGGGAGATCTCTTCCGTACTCCTAGCCTGAACTGGCAACTTAGTGGTTCTGATTCCAGGGAAAAGGAAGCCTGGCTGCTCTGTTGTTGTGACAATACCCACTGAGCTCGTGGAGGTCTGATGAGGTCTCTGCTTCTGATCTGAATTGCTCTGTGTTGCATTCAGCTCATATCCCACCTAAGTTGCAAAAACACCATTCAGACTAAAAAGCACATTCAGTGAAAGAAAggcaagagaaagagaaatatgtAGAAATAATAACAACCTTAAAGTCATCCTCTCTTTCAGAATATTCGGAAGTCTCAGGGTCAGGATTGGTCTCTGAGAAAATAAGAAGAcatatgtttaataaattagACATTATAAATGGGTTATTTCACTAATGAAAGTTTTTCAAGAACAAAAATGCACTGAATCAGAATACTAGATCACTGTTTTGCCATAATTCATGATGGCAATTTAAATATAGCAAACGGCTAAACAACATGTTTTCAACATcattaataaaatttatataattagaaaaaaaaaaacacagacaacagATCTGAAGTCATAAATTAGGTTTGTCCTCCCACTTTCAGTAGTGACAGTGAAGCTtcgaaaatgaaatgaaaggatACCCAATGAcgcttaaaattttttaaaatcattctgaaAATCAttgctaaatttattttttttaataaattaccaTTTTAGattcatgaaaataataaacacaaaattttatTCACATACTGGTCTTCAAGACAAACATTTAACACAATCTCTTCCTCCTGAAACCTGATATCTGCAAGGCATTATCCGCTGCAAGCTTACCATTCACGAAAAAGTAAGTCAAGAGGCTCATTAGAGAGAAGCCTGATATGAATATTTCAAACATCAGAtgacagagaggaagaggaggggaggaAATGGGCCTTCCTGGCCgtaaacacaaacaccacagaagGAAATGCTTCCAGGTCACCACAAGTCAGGAACATGTACATTCACCCCATGCAGACCTCCCACCCACCCCACACAAAACAGGAAGAGAGCAATATTGGCTCTTACCTGCCTGATGGGTCTAACTTACACAGAATGGTGTTAAGTTTCCTTGCATGTTATGAAGGACAAATCTGACAGTTTgagttgtttgtgtgtgttttgcgtgTTGTTTCCTCAGTAACCCTACACCAGAAGTTATGCTGTGGCACCACTGAGAAAATGTTATGTTGTTCTGTTGGCCTCACGCTGAAGGCCAAACTGAACTGCCTGCATGAAAGAAACATCCCTGGATTGCATGATTAACAAGAATAATGAACCATTTGTGAACGAGGAAACTGAAATATCATACCAAGGGTTCTGCTGAAGGATTAGTTTATTATCATATCTACATGTCACCAAGCACAAATATCATCTTTTATACCAtttcacacaaaaatacatacagtacaaacatgtgtttctgtaaaagtgtGAAGCAAAAAACGGagttttttttctacagaatgTCGGAAATGTGAAATCATCCTTGAAATTACAGCATCTACACAGAAAATACCTACGACTCAGAAAATTCCAGGAAATATAGTATCAAAAAGCTAATGCACAGAAAAGATCTACTACGAATTTCTAAAGGAGGCACAGAATGTCCACAGTGTGTAAGGAACACTTTCATGTTTTAGTAGTGCAGATACAAATTATCCCTACTGAGATagaagcagagagagaaagagaaggaatcCCACCAACACTGATGGAGAAACAGAAGAGGCGTTATTAAAAACGAGTAACAGTCACAATCAGCTGGACTCATTTGGATGTGGTCCTCTGTGGAAGTCAATAAACACAGTCAAACTCACTTTATGTTACAGGGAATTTGGTCAATCCGGAAAAAACCGGCCTGGCCTAACCATGTAAACCGCCTACCTCTGACCTTGTCAGtaataaagagcaaaaagaTACCCACATATTCATGTTTAGCCATATACAATCCAACAGTCTTTATGAAAGTGACTGCACTGAATTTTAGTTACGCCTTCAGGATTCAGGAACCAGATTACAAAAGAGTGAAGTTTGGTGAAGTCCTTTGTCCAGTTTCTAAGCATCACATGGTAGAAGCATGTGATAGATGGCACATTTCCAGAGAGAGAACTTTATCAGAGGGTTGTGTCGGCCTTACCGGGGTCATCCAGTGGCATTCCCACCACCAGTAGGTCACTTGCACGGCCTTGCAGACCGTTGATGCATACCGCTACAACCTGGACCACATAGCTGGTgttggcagacaggtcctgaaTTATCGCACCCTTGAGTGGGAACACGATGCTTGCATTActaaaaaaagaagtgaaatcAACTTGAGAAGTATGAGGAATGGCGACGGCGTCATTACCACATCCTGGTCTCCATCTGTCAAGTACTCATTCTTAGGCAGGTCCTCGTCCCCCACTGGCTGGTAGGACACCAAGTATCTCTCGATTCCAACATCATAAACAGCCCGTGGTCGCTCCCATGTCACCAATAAGCTGGTGTAGTTGTAGGGATCCGCCTCAACATTCTCTGGCTCTGAGCTGCAAACTGAAAGAAATTACACCGCTGAATGTGAAAAAGTCCAAATACTTCGCTATTTTACCTTCATTGACTGAAGTACAAACTACTGGATCATTAACTGTACTGAGTCAGTTCACAGCATTATG contains these protein-coding regions:
- the LOC108918776 gene encoding receptor-type tyrosine-protein phosphatase zeta-like isoform X3, which gives rise to MEFRKTNFLMMLCQICFICQIANLAHGYYRTQRKFKEDIDWSYAGTLNQNNWAKKYPSCNNAKQSPINIDDDLSQVKMQFQKLKLEGFEQETSNTTTIHNDGKTVAINLNDEYYISGGGLRSRFKVGRITFHWGQCNASSDGSEHSLDGIKFPLEMQIYGYEAHKFQSLDSALKDGGRLTALSVLFEVSAEDNENYVAIIDGVKTVTRLGKTAVLEPFSLLGLLPNSTEKYYIYNGSLTTPPCSETVEWIVFRNTVDISDVQLETFCEVMTMQQAGYVMLMDYLQNNFREQQLKFVGQVFSSYTGTEDVPTPICSSEPENVEADPYNYTSLLVTWERPRAVYDVGIERYLVSYQPVGDEDLPKNEYLTDGDQDVGAIIQDLSANTSYVVQVVAVCINGLQGRASDLLVVGMPLDDPETNPDPETSEYSEREDDFKVGYELNATQSNSDQKQRPHQTSTSSVGIVTTTEQPGFLFPGIRTTKLPVQARSTEEISQPWFTEQNSSRGYSGQPVTSNSHPMVGNQLFGNKTQENISNIFYEDVLNSTGFEHTTPTVISVPYEEIFSDSASPKGSLATSVDSGVFHPTTDSELPKTHRTTDSELAEIFPFQETQVTVTSAPFPLGIPLQPTSPSAQYPSASAPGDIVSQTTQSGFNGETAHPIPTVCDTLSSRSHTDSVVCLHASPLSLSSSSSMYHKTLSSLPPGGRGMSEGWPNFSGGVTHAAAVLLSAGGPSLTPCSSSTLSLQHSSHSVFGWESGAFYSADGTAASAADDDDNDEDDDGDVMSGSASVATGDPQLISRDTLPLQTLPDSSATEQFSDSDWDLFQFSKPIRTVSAAKTLTPSTVDDFLQPSIPLSGDFMLVLATDDLGDALKRRHSSVRPVDGASYMWGQVKPSVLDGGVLGSLVASREVGLPSISPAIAKHTSTPYTYAANELSWHTIGWNFLHTSVHLLLPPAVPDPTSDFSSLLILTGQSDSSSGSVADLQSSLSPTAGTHGDVYADNSVATLAITQSHTPVPSWTTPLNSPALSPTASYEAGSTPTLAQEGQVESSASGSALYSGSQEDIDQEWERGRTLVTSTGTTSPTVPAPLETEDDGDEQGDRSSSFYFENEVETESGTVETKGPSPGERTLTDGDEDGGSGSPYDNETSSDFGVPDYSGRQSEDAPLAEAINSSHESRIGLAEMDDREKRTVLPLVVVSTLTFLCLFVLVGILIYWRKCFQTAHFYIEDSTSPRVIGAPPSLALSAAENHEALPIKQFVKHVAELHDSNTFSQEFEEIQACTVDLGITADSSIHPENKNKNRYINILAYDHSRVKLSSSSDRNGWSADYINANYVDGFTQPKAYIATQGPLKSSMEDFWRMVWEQNASVIVMITNLVEKGRRKCDQYWPLDSQEEYGSFLVTLRSTKVLAYYTQRTFTLKNTRAKKGSQKEQTHERTVVQYHYTQWPDMGVPEYTLPVLTFVRKSSQANLGNMGPVVVHCSAGVGRTGTYIVLDSMLRQIKEQGTVNILGFLKHIRTQRNYLVQTEEQYIFIHDALVEAILSKETEVHSSHIHTYVNELLIPGPSGQTPLEKQFKMITQSNAKQCDYSAALKQCNRDKNRNSSLLPVERSRVHLSTTAGEISDYINASYIMGYQQSNEFIITQNPLPSTMKDFWKMIWDHSTQVVIALPDGLDLAEDECIYWPTKSQPIRFDTFTVTFMGEDHMCLSNEDMLIVQDFILEATQDDYVLEVRQYRAPRWPNPDGPISNTFELINIIKEESVSRDGPIVVHDKRGGNIAGTFCALMTLLHQLEMESSFDVYWVAKMINLMRPGIFTDIDQYQFLYKVIMSLVAKKEEVRMLQCADNGLALGGTGSDSESLESLV